The DNA window GAACCAGCGGGTGACGGCCTCGTGCATCGACGCGAAGTCGTCGTTCCCCCACTCGCCGCGGATCTTTAGCTTGCGGTACTCGCCCTTCGCGGGCTCGCCGTTCTCGAAGAACACCGCCGACGCCACCGTCTCCGACCCCTGCGTGTGCGAAATGTCGAAGCACACCATCGTCCGGGGCACCATCGGCAGCTCCAGCACCTCCTGCAGCTCGTAGAGGGCGTCGGGGGCGCGCTCGGCCGCGGCGTTGCCCATCAGCTTGCGCTCCTCGAACAGGTGACGGGCGTTCTGGTCCGCAAGCGCCACCAGCTGCACCTTCTCGCCCCGCTGTGGCCACTTCAGCCGCACCGCCTTCCCCGCCGCCTCGCGCAGCAGCTCCTCCAGCACGCCTCGATCGTCGAAATCCATCGGGAAGATGATCTCGCCGGGCACGCTTTCCGGATCGCGCGTCACCCGGTCGGCGTAGAGCCGCGTGGCGAAGGCCGAGAGCGCCGCCTCGTCGGTGTCGTCGCCCAGATTGGTGAGGAACTGCGCCTCGCGCCCCAGCAGCTTGCCCTCGCGGATCTGCAGCACCACGCCGCACGCCTCGGATCCGTCGCGCGCGAAGCCCACCACGTCGCGGTCGCTGCCGGTGACGTCCACCACCTGCTGCTTGCGCTCCAGCGCCTCCAGCTGGCCGATGGCGTCGCGCAGCTCGGCCGCGCGCTCGAAGTTCATCTCCAGCGCGCACGTCTGCATCTCCGCCCGCAGGCGCCGGGCGACCAGGCGCGTGTGCCCGCTGAGCACCTGCACGATCTCGTCGACCATCGACCCGTAGTCGTCCGGCGTCTGCAGCGCCACGCAGGGCGCCTTGCACCGGCCGATGTGGTAGTCCAGGCAGGGCCGCGGCGGCACGTCGCTGGGCAGGTTGTAGCGGCAGGAGCGCACCGTGTACAGCTTCTTCACCAGCTCCAGCGACTGCCGCATCCGCCGCACGTCCGTATACGGGCCGAAATAGCGACTTCCGTCCCTGCGCAGCGTGCGGGTGACGAACACGCGCGGAAACGCCTCGTCCGTCACCTTGATGTACGGGTAGGTCTTGTCGTCCTTGAGGTTGATGTTGAAGCGCGGCCGGTTTTCCTTGATCAGGTTGTTCTCGAGGATCAGCGCCTCGGCCTCGGTGCGCACCACGAAGGTGTCCACGTCGTCAACCCGGCGCACCATCTCGCGCGTCTTGATGCCGTGCTGCGCCCCACCCTGGAAGTACGAGCGCACGCGGGCACGCAGCGACTTCGCCTTGCCGACGTAGATGATGGTGCCTTCGGCATCCTTCATCAGGTAAACGCCGGGCTGCGTGGGCAGCGTGCGGAGCTTGGATTCCAGGGTGGACGTGCTTTCGGACATCGTGCGGATTGAACGGCTGACGGACTCGGGATCGGCGGAGGATGATACACCGCTCATCCCGTTCCGGTCACTGGTGCGACGGGTCCGTTCGCGCGCTGGACGATTCGGATCGGGCGCCGGGCGCCACCTCGCGGATCACGGCTTCCAGATCCACCCGGCGGATGGCCTCCAGCGCCATTTCCCACCGTCCTTCCGCGCACAGGCCGCGGATCCCGGCGTCCTCGTACGTGCCCTCCGCCGCGTCCGCGCAGGCACGCCGGACCGCCTCGGCTATGTCGCGCATCTGCTTTTCCACACTGATGTTATCCACATCCACCCCACCCGATCGCGGAGAATTTCGATCGTGGAAAATGGCGCGGCCGCCCGACGTTCATCCGCCGGGCGGCCGCGCAACTCCCTACCGTTCCCGTCAGCGCCGGCCCGCCATCCCCTTCACCCGCCGGAAGATGGCCGTGGACTGCTCCAGCCCCAGCGCCGCCGCGACGCCGAAGTAGACGACGCCGAACGCGCCCAGGATGATGGCGCCGCGGAAGATGGGGAGCAGCGCATCCGGCGGAACCACGAAGCGCAGGCCGTACGCCGCGGCGGCGCCCGCCCCCGCGCTGATGAACATGCGCAGCAGGGGGCCCGCCCCCGCCCCGACCGGGCCGATGGTCCCGCGCAGCGAGCGCTTCAGCAGCCACCACTCCACCCAGGCCGCGATGCCGCCGCCCAGCGCCAGCCCCACCGTGCCCAGCGGCTTTCCGCCGATCGTCACGTCGGACCACAGGCCGCCGGGAATCTGAAAGCCGAGCTTCTCGAAGTTCACGGCCTCGAACTGCAGCATCAGCCCGACGGACAGGACGACGGAAAGCACCACGCGCACGATGGCGTACCGCGCCGGCGTCTTCGTATCGCGGAGCGCGAAGAAGGTGGACGAGAGCAGGCGCGACGCCGTCGTCGCCAGCAGGCCGATGGAAAAGCCCACGAGCGTCAGCCAGACGACCAGCGTGTCCGCGCGCTTGAACCCGCCCGCCTGGAAGAGCGTGGCCACCACCACGTCGCCCAGCACCGTCATGGCGATGAACGAGGGAACGATGTAGAACGCGATGCGCTCCAGCGCGCCGGACGCGCGCTTGCGCAGAACCTCGGCTCCTTCGGCGCGCTGGCGAGCCAGCTCCGGCAGCTCCGCCGCGGCCACGGCCATGCCGAACAGGCTCACGGGAAGGATGTACAGCAGCTGCGCGTACTGCAGCGTGGCCAGGGCGCCCACGGCCAGCAGGGAGGCCAGGAAATAGTCCAGGTAGCCGCTGATCTGCACCACGCCGCGCCCCATCACCGCCGGGCCCGCGTTGCGCACCGCTTCGCGCACCCCCTCCAGCTTGGGCGCCCACGTCACCCGCAGCTCGCGGTTCAGCCGCAGCACCTTGGGAAGCTGCACCAGGAACTGCAGCACGCCGCCCGCCAGCGCGCCCCACGCCAGCGCGATCACCAGCTTGTCCAGCGCCATCCCGCTGCCGAAGATCAGCAGCGTGCCGATCATCGCCGCGTTCCACAGCACCGGGGCAAAGTACGGCAGGAAGAAGCTGCGATGGCTGTTCAGAATGCCGAGCGACCACGCCGAAAGCACCAGAATTCCCGCCATGGGAAAGATGATGCGCGTGACGGTGACGGTCAGCTCGTGGCGCTCGCCTTCCAGCCCGGGAAAGAAGATGGTGACCAGGAACGGCGCGAAGAACACGCCGACGAGCGAGAGCGCGGCCGCCGCGGCGAACAGCAGCGAGAAGATGGCGCCCGCGACGCGTCCGGCCTCCTTTTCCCGCCCCTGGTGCAGCAGTTCCGAATAGACGGGGATGAACGAGGCGCTGAGGGTGCCTTCGCCCAGCAGGTTCTGCAGCAGGTTGGGCATGCGAAGCCCGGCCGCGAACACGTCCGCGTAGAGCGAGGTGCCGAAGTACTGCGCGAACACGCGGGCCCGCACCAGGCCGGCGATGCGGCTGAGCAGGATGCCCGCGGCCACCAGCATCGACGCGGAACCCGAGCTCTTGGCCGCCTTGGGCACCATTGCCGGCGGCTCCACGGCCTCGTCGGCCGGGTCGTACGACGCGGACGCGTCCTCCAGCGCCTCCAGCGCCGGCATTTCCATCGTGGCGTCCGGATCCGGCTGCAGCAGCCCGTCCGCCGGCCGGTGCCGAACGGGCGGGGGCTGCAGCAGCGTCCGATCGTCGTCTTCTTCGGGAAGGTCGGGAGGCGGCGGGGCTCCGTCGCGGCTCATTGGCGCGTGCTCGTGAGAGAACGCCCACGCGGCATGGGCCGGGCGGGCGAGAGGTTCAGGTATTTGGCCCGGGCGCGGGTGCATGGACCGCGCCATCCCCCGCCCCGAAGCGGATATCCATCGCCGCGGCGACGTCGTGCAGCAGCGTGGACTGCATCGCCAGGAACGGCATCACGTTCAGCGTGCGCTCCTGCGGCGCGCCCAGCGGCATCAGGTAGTTGCGGACGAGGGGAAGGTCGTGCGTCAGCCCGCGGTCGCGCTTCTTGGCGTGGGAGAGGATCTTCCGCTCGGCCTCGGCGACGGCCAGGAGCGCACGGTTCCGCCGCGCGCCGATGGCCCCCTCCAGGTTGGGATCGATCCCCTCCGCCGCGTCCATCACCGACCCGAAGCGCTCCACCAGGGTCGTGCGCAGCGCGGCAAGGCTCTCGTGTACCTCCGCGGGCAGGCGGTTGCGAGCCATCCGGGCCAGCAGCTCGTGCTCCGGCATCCGCAGCTCGTCGTCGGCGACGCCCAGCGCGGATGCGGCTTGTTCGGCCACGTCCGGCACCAGGCGCACGGAAAAGCGGGGATACGCCACGGGCGGGCGGATGCCGTAGGCGTCGAACAGCGGCGCGATCTGCGCGAAGTAAGCGACCTCCGCCGGCCCGCCGACGTACGCCAGCGTCGGGAACACCGCCGATTCCACCACGGGCCGCAGGAACACGTTGGGGCTGAACGACGTCGGCTCGGCAGCCATCCGCGCAGTGACCTCTGGGACAGTGAACCGCTCGCGGGCGTCGCCGGCTACCCACGCGTCTCCCACGCGGGCCAGCCGCTCGCGGCCAGCCGGCCCGTGGTAGAAGACGTTGGCTGCGTCCTCCACCAGGGTCACCTGCCCGGGGTACCCGGCCGCCTCCATCTCCGCTGTCCGCTCGCGCAACAGCCGCTCGTGGATCGCCGCATCTGTTACATCCTGCTGCAGGATGTGGACGGAGGCTTGCTTCAGGGCTGGATCCGCAGCGTCGGTCACCAGCAGGTCGAAGGCCGCGAACAGCCTCTCGACCGTCCCGCGGAACGCGCCCGCCACCGTCTCTCCCGGCGTATAAGGATCTAAAATTCCCCGTAGATCAACGGCGTTACTCCCATGGTGGGAAACAAGTTCCCGCCACTCACCTGCTACGATTTCTACATCCTCGCCCAGCCGCATTTCGCTCATCGTTAACGGCCGCCGATCCGTCGCCACGACACACAGGCGGCGCAGCTTCCCCGCCCCGTCGACGCCGAAGGCATGGTTCACTTCGGCGAAATCATGGTCCTCGGAGGCGCACCAGAAGACGGGCAGAACGACAATTCCCAGCTCCCGCTCCAGCGCTTCGGCCAGCCGGATGGCGGTGAGGATCTTGTGGATGGTGTACATGGGGCCGGTGAACAGCCCCGTCTGCTGGCCGGTGGTCACCATCGCGCCGCCCTGCTCCACGAAGCTCGCCAGCCGCTCCGCCGCGCGGGCGGAGGTGGGGCGCACGGCCGCGGCCGCCATCTCCCGCTCCCGCCTTCCGAACCGACCCTGCACCTCCGTCAGCTTCTGGCGGAAGGATTCCAGGTCGCGCGGGTGCCCGGAAAAGAATCGCGCGGCCCCCGGCAAGCCCGACTGGTAGTCGTCGGCCAAGCGGTTGCCGCGCAGGGGCGAAATCTCGATCCGCAGTGTCAGTGGTGCCTCCCCGTCAGGATACGTGTTGAACCGCAGGGAATAGGGAATGGGGAGTACGGAATCGCAAGGGGCACCAAACGCGATCGGCCACCCTCCGGGCGAGAGTGGCCGACGATCGAGGGCGACCGATGATCGGGATGCCGTCACTCCCTCCCCTTGTGATACGGCTCGCCGCGGTTGATGGTGCCGGCACGGTACAGCTGCTCCACCAGCACGAGGCGCGCGAGCTCATGCGACAGCGTCATCGACCCAAGCGCCAGCAAGTGGCTGGCGCGCGACAGGATCTCGTCCGACAGCCCGTAGGCGCCGCCGATCAGGAACGCGACGCCGGGGCTGGAGCGCACCTGCAGGTCCGCGAGGTACGAGGCGAGCTTGTGCGAGTCCCACGCCCTCCCCGTTTCGTGCAGCGCCACGATCTCCGCACCAGCCGGCACGCGGGCCAGCAGCCGCTTCCCTTCCTCGTCGCGCACCCGGGCCGCGTCGCCCCGCCCGCGGTACTGCTCCTCCTTCACCTCGTGCGCCTCGAATGCAAAGTACCGCCGCACCCGCGACTCGTACTCGCCGATCGCGTCCCCGATCGCCCCCTTCGCCTTCCCGACCGACGCCACAACGAGCTTCACGACTCGCCCTCTGCCGATCCAAGCATTCCTTCTACGATCGCATCAACCTCTTCGAACGAGTAGGTTTTCATCTCTCCCGTCCGATACGCTCGGACGCGGCGCGCGATCTCGGCCTCCCACGCCTGTTCAATTGCGGGATCCTCGTCGAGGCTGGCCAGGAGCCGCTCCGTCAAGCGCGCCCTGTCCCCTCGGGACAATTGCAACGCAGCGCTTTCGATTTCTTCGAACATCACGACTTCGTCAGCGAGTCGGGCCATCTCCCCTCCCATCCCTTACCAACGACGATTGTGCCGCAGGCGCGACCCTTCAGGCGACCGCATGCTTCTCAGGCAGCGGTGACTGATCCTCATGTTTGGGATGCCCCTCGTTCAGGTACAGCAGGATCTCCTCCGTGCTCATCCCTTCCATCTCGCGGCTCATCTTCTCGCGGATGTCCCGCTGGAGCTGCACGGCGTCAATACTTGGTTCGGTCGGCATCGAGGTTCACCTCGCGTGGGGTGCGAATTTCGAGAGACCGGTAGCCCTCCCGCACGTTCACCGCATTGTACCCCTTTACACGCAGCAGGTTTACGATGTGCTTGAAATTCCAGCTAACCAGAACGTCGGCGTCGTTGATCGTGGCGATCGCGATGTGCTGAGCATCCGCG is part of the Longimicrobium sp. genome and encodes:
- a CDS encoding addiction module protein, encoding MFEEIESAALQLSRGDRARLTERLLASLDEDPAIEQAWEAEIARRVRAYRTGEMKTYSFEEVDAIVEGMLGSAEGES
- the uvrC gene encoding excinuclease ABC subunit UvrC, which encodes MSESTSTLESKLRTLPTQPGVYLMKDAEGTIIYVGKAKSLRARVRSYFQGGAQHGIKTREMVRRVDDVDTFVVRTEAEALILENNLIKENRPRFNINLKDDKTYPYIKVTDEAFPRVFVTRTLRRDGSRYFGPYTDVRRMRQSLELVKKLYTVRSCRYNLPSDVPPRPCLDYHIGRCKAPCVALQTPDDYGSMVDEIVQVLSGHTRLVARRLRAEMQTCALEMNFERAAELRDAIGQLEALERKQQVVDVTGSDRDVVGFARDGSEACGVVLQIREGKLLGREAQFLTNLGDDTDEAALSAFATRLYADRVTRDPESVPGEIIFPMDFDDRGVLEELLREAAGKAVRLKWPQRGEKVQLVALADQNARHLFEERKLMGNAAAERAPDALYELQEVLELPMVPRTMVCFDISHTQGSETVASAVFFENGEPAKGEYRKLKIRGEWGNDDFASMHEAVTRWFRRRVEEGKPLPELAVIDGGKGQLGAARKALEEIDLPQQSIVGLAKKEEELFLPGRSESIRLPRRSPALRLVQRIRDEAHRFAVTYNRKLRTKRTIRSELSTIPGVGPSRQKQLLERFGSYRGVVAAAEADIAAIPGFGPALARKVVEAVRPSPAAPSPGAA
- the bshC gene encoding bacillithiol biosynthesis cysteine-adding enzyme BshC; the encoded protein is MADDYQSGLPGAARFFSGHPRDLESFRQKLTEVQGRFGRREREMAAAAVRPTSARAAERLASFVEQGGAMVTTGQQTGLFTGPMYTIHKILTAIRLAEALERELGIVVLPVFWCASEDHDFAEVNHAFGVDGAGKLRRLCVVATDRRPLTMSEMRLGEDVEIVAGEWRELVSHHGSNAVDLRGILDPYTPGETVAGAFRGTVERLFAAFDLLVTDAADPALKQASVHILQQDVTDAAIHERLLRERTAEMEAAGYPGQVTLVEDAANVFYHGPAGRERLARVGDAWVAGDARERFTVPEVTARMAAEPTSFSPNVFLRPVVESAVFPTLAYVGGPAEVAYFAQIAPLFDAYGIRPPVAYPRFSVRLVPDVAEQAASALGVADDELRMPEHELLARMARNRLPAEVHESLAALRTTLVERFGSVMDAAEGIDPNLEGAIGARRNRALLAVAEAERKILSHAKKRDRGLTHDLPLVRNYLMPLGAPQERTLNVMPFLAMQSTLLHDVAAAMDIRFGAGDGAVHAPAPGPNT
- a CDS encoding 23S rRNA (pseudouridine(1915)-N(3))-methyltransferase RlmH gives rise to the protein MKLVVASVGKAKGAIGDAIGEYESRVRRYFAFEAHEVKEEQYRGRGDAARVRDEEGKRLLARVPAGAEIVALHETGRAWDSHKLASYLADLQVRSSPGVAFLIGGAYGLSDEILSRASHLLALGSMTLSHELARLVLVEQLYRAGTINRGEPYHKGRE
- the murJ gene encoding murein biosynthesis integral membrane protein MurJ, whose protein sequence is MSRDGAPPPPDLPEEDDDRTLLQPPPVRHRPADGLLQPDPDATMEMPALEALEDASASYDPADEAVEPPAMVPKAAKSSGSASMLVAAGILLSRIAGLVRARVFAQYFGTSLYADVFAAGLRMPNLLQNLLGEGTLSASFIPVYSELLHQGREKEAGRVAGAIFSLLFAAAAALSLVGVFFAPFLVTIFFPGLEGERHELTVTVTRIIFPMAGILVLSAWSLGILNSHRSFFLPYFAPVLWNAAMIGTLLIFGSGMALDKLVIALAWGALAGGVLQFLVQLPKVLRLNRELRVTWAPKLEGVREAVRNAGPAVMGRGVVQISGYLDYFLASLLAVGALATLQYAQLLYILPVSLFGMAVAAAELPELARQRAEGAEVLRKRASGALERIAFYIVPSFIAMTVLGDVVVATLFQAGGFKRADTLVVWLTLVGFSIGLLATTASRLLSSTFFALRDTKTPARYAIVRVVLSVVLSVGLMLQFEAVNFEKLGFQIPGGLWSDVTIGGKPLGTVGLALGGGIAAWVEWWLLKRSLRGTIGPVGAGAGPLLRMFISAGAGAAAAYGLRFVVPPDALLPIFRGAIILGAFGVVYFGVAAALGLEQSTAIFRRVKGMAGRR